The following nucleotide sequence is from Pueribacillus theae.
CAAGGCATGGCGCTAATGCTTGAATTGCTTTAATAGATTACTAGAAAAAAATTACCCCCTTTAAGTTCCAATCGCTTAAAGGGGGCTCTTAAATTTTTTTAAGTTAGTATGTGATCCTAGCTTGCTTTTGAATGTATTTTTGAAATAACGCCTGCAGTTGCTTTGTGTGAGGTCCTGGCTGTCCATTTCCAATAGTTTTGTTATCAATTTTTACAATTGGCATTACTTCAGATACTGTGCTTGACAAGAATACCTCATCAGCATTCATCAAATCATCAACATTAAATGGTTTTTCGACTAATGATAATTTGTTTTCTTTACATAATTTAAAAATCATTTGCCTTGTAATACCATTCAAAATAAAATGGGATTCAGGGTGAGTAATCATGTTGCCCTTGGCAACAATAAAAATATTTGACGAAGCACCTTCCGTTACGATTCCGTCGCGATGAAAAATGGCCTCATAACAACCTTGCTCTTTTGCTTCCTCTTTAGCGAGAATGTTTGGCAACAAGTTTAAGCTTTTTATATCACAGCGGAGCCAGCGGATATCAGGTGTAACAATTGCACTAACTCCATTTGCCATTTGTAATTTGGGTATCGGCATTTCTTTTGTGTATGCCGTCAATACAGGTGTTGTATGTTCATCGGGAAACACATGGGCCCTTGGTGAAACACCCCTCGTAAGCTGCATATAGACAATCCCCAGCTGCAATTCATTTTCCTTAATCAATGCATTAAGATTTTCCTTAAGGGATTCTTTCGTAAAG
It contains:
- the dat gene encoding D-amino-acid transaminase; protein product: MGKVIVNDQMMERSQHRIDMEDRGYQFGDGVYEVIRVYNGDLFGVEEHIDRFFESAGKIKLKILFTKESLKENLNALIKENELQLGIVYMQLTRGVSPRAHVFPDEHTTPVLTAYTKEMPIPKLQMANGVSAIVTPDIRWLRCDIKSLNLLPNILAKEEAKEQGCYEAIFHRDGIVTEGASSNIFIVAKGNMITHPESHFILNGITRQMIFKLCKENKLSLVEKPFNVDDLMNADEVFLSSTVSEVMPIVKIDNKTIGNGQPGPHTKQLQALFQKYIQKQARITY